Proteins co-encoded in one Setaria viridis chromosome 9, Setaria_viridis_v4.0, whole genome shotgun sequence genomic window:
- the LOC117839134 gene encoding long chain base biosynthesis protein 1a — MDMALPVVNATAAVLARVSAAFNAPLARAVVFGVHIDGHLVVEGLLIAVIVFQLTRKSYKPPKKPLSEKEIDELCDEWEPEPLCPPIKEGARIDTPMLESAAGPHTIVDGKEVVNFASANYLGLIGNEKIIDSCVGSLEKYGVGSCGPRGFYGTIDVHLDCEAKIAKFLGTPDSILYSYGISTIFSVIPAFCKKGDIIVADEGVHWAVQNGLHLSRSTVVYFKHNNMASLASTLEKLTHGNKRAEKIRRYIVVESIYQNSGQIAPLDEIVKLKEKYRFRVILEESHSFGVLGKSGRGLAEHYGVPIEKIDIITAGMGNALATDGGFCTGSVRVVDHQRLSSSGYVFSASLPPYLASAAVSAVNYLEENPSVLANLRSNIALLHKELSDTPGLEISSHVLSPIVFLKLKKSTGSPTTDLDLLETIAERVLKEDSVFIVTSKKSNLDRCKLPIGIRLFVSAGHAESDISTLSSSLKRVSASVLSHYF; from the exons ATGGACATGGCATTGCCCGTTGTGAATGCCACAGCGGCGGTGCTCGCTCGGGTCTCGGCTGCGTTTAATGCCCCTCTTGCCCGTGCCGTCGTCTTCGGGGTCCATATTGATG GGCATTTGGTTGTGGAAGGGCTTCTTATTGCAGTCATAGTGTTTCAGCTCACCAGGAAGAGCTACAAACCCCCAAAGAAGCCACTCTCTGAAAAG GAGATTGATGAGCTATGTGATGAATGGGAGCCAGAGCCGCTATGCCCTCCGATCAAGGAGGGCGCCAGAATTGACACTCCAATGCTGGAAAG TGCTGCCGGACCACATACGATCGTTGATGGTAAAGAAGTTGTCAACTTTGCGTCTGCAAACTACCTCGGTTTAATTGGCAATGAGAAGATTATT GATTCTTGCGTTGGTTCACTGGAGAAATATGGTGTTGGGTCTTGTGGTCCACGTGGCTTTTATGGAACAATTG ATGTCCACCTTGACTGTGAAGCAAAAATAGCTAAATTCCTGGGAACTCCAGACTCCATTCTGTATTCATATGGGATTTCTACAATATTCAGTGTGATACCTGCCTTTTGTAAGAAAGGAGACATCATAGTCGC TGACGAGGGTGTTCATTGGGCAGTGCAAAATGGTCTCCACCTATCAAGAAGTACAGTGGTGTACTTCAAGCACAACAATATGGCTTCACTTGCAAGCACTTTGGAAAAACTTACTCATGGAAATAAACGTGCTGAAAAGATTAGACGCTACATTGTTGTAGAATCCATTTACCAG AATTCTGGCCAAATTGCCCCCTTGGATGAGATTGTCAAGTTGAAAGAGAAATATCGGTTCCGTGTTATTCTGGAGGAGAGTCATTCTTTTGGGGTGCTTGGCAAGTCTGGGCGTGGCCTTGCTGAACATTATGGAGTTCCC ATTGAAAAAATTGATATCATCACTGCTGGAATGGGAAATGCATTAGCCACTGATGGTGGCTTCTGTACAGGAAGTGTCAGAGTTGTTGATCATCAG CGTCTAAGCAGCTCTGGGTATGTTTTCTCTGCCTCTCTGCCACCTTATCTTGCCAGTGCTGCTGTTTCTGCTGTCAACTACCTGGAGGAGAACCCGTCAGTTCTTGCAAACCTAAGGAGCAATATTGCTCTTTTGCATAAAG AACTATCGGATACTCCAGGGCTTGAAATTTCCAGCCATGTTCTGTCACCTATTGTTTTCCTTAAGCTGAAAAAATCAACAGGTTCTCCTACCACTGACCTAGATCTTCTTGAAACTATTGCTGAGAGG GTCTTGAAGGAAGATTCAGTTTTCATTGTGACATCGAAGAAGTCAAATCTTGATAGGTGCAAACTTCCCATTGGAATCCGCCTGTTTGTATCAGCTGGCCATGCTGAATCAGACATCTCCACACTTTCCTCGTCCTTGAAGAGGGTTTCTGCGTCAGTTCTTTCACACTACTTTTGA
- the LOC117839135 gene encoding probable carboxylesterase 8, translated as MDPYKYLKIRFNPDGSLSRYGEAPLLPAAPAGEPVAVAVATEGGEDDDQGPRRIVVHSNDVPLSDAAGTGLRLFVPSGGHARLPLVVYFHGGGYVLFRAASEPFHNTCAALAAAAPAFVASVDYRLAPEHRLPAAFEDAADAVLWARPHAAAGRPVFVMGSHNGASIAFRAALAAVDAGVELRGVVLNQPHLGGAERTPAEAASVDDRVLPLPANDLLWELALPVGADRDHEYCNPESMLARVGAARLRRLPPCLVLGRRKDPPRDRTRTLVNALRKAGVAVEASLDGAGYHAMELFKANCAAEFTAQVSDFVRRHSAAGSSAAAGDVVVGMSKL; from the coding sequence ATGGACCCGTACAAGTACCTCAAGATCCGGTTCAACCCGGACGGCTCGCTGTCCCGCTACGGTGAGGCGCCGCTcctcccggcggcgccggcgggggagcccgtggccgtcgccgtcgccacggagggcggcgaggacgacgaccaAGGCCCGCGCCGCATTGTGGTCCACTCCAACGACGTCCCGCTCAGCGACGCCGCCGGCACGGGCCTCCGCCTCTTCGTGCCGTCCGGCGGCCACGCCCGGCTGCCGCTCGTCGTCtacttccacggcggcgggtaCGTGCTCTTCCGCGCGGCCTCCGAGCCGTTCCACAACACCTGcgcggcgctggccgccgccgccccggccttcGTCGCGTCCGTCGACTACCGCCTGGCGCCCGAGCACCGCCTGCCCGCGGCCTTcgaggacgccgccgacgcggtGCTCTGGGcgcgcccgcacgccgccgccggcaggccGGTGTTCGTGATGGGCAGCCACAACGGGGCCAGCATCGCGTTCCGCGccgcgctggcggcggtggacgcCGGCGTGGAGCTGCGCGGGGTGGTCCTGAACCAGCCCCACCTCGGCGGCGCGGAGAGGACCCCCGCGGAGGCGGCCTCGGTGGACGACCGCGTGCTGCCGCTCCCGGCCAACGACCTGCTCTGGGAGCTCGCGCTGCCCGTGGGCGCCGACCGGGACCACGAGTACTGCAACCCGGAGTCCATGCTGGCCCGCGTCGGCGCCGCGCGCCTGCGGAGGCTCCCGCCCTGCCTCGTGCTCGGCCGCCGCAAGGACCCGCCGCGGGACCGGACGAGGACGCTGGTCAACGCGCTGCGCAAGGCCGGGGTGGCCGTGGAGGCCAGCCTCGACGGCGCCGGGTACCACGCCATGGAGCTGTTCAAGGCCAACTGCGCCGCCGAGTTCACCGCGCAGGTGTCCGACTTCGTCCGCCGCCACTCCGCCGCTGGCTCCAGCGCCGCAGCCGGCGACGTGGTTGTTGGCATGAGCAAGCTGTGA
- the LOC117839484 gene encoding transcription initiation factor IIF subunit alpha — protein sequence MVGMGLGSAAAADLVLKAACERCGAAKDLYGTSCRHTTLCTDCGRAVARARGRCAVCAAPVTRLIREYDVRLDTSAEKASFIGRFSTGLPPLSKRSSGGNRWSLRKEVPQGRQLTGNMREKYYSRMPWILEDETGEHQYQGQTEDPQATYYSLTLKGKDITAVPVGSWYNFGKVAQYKQLTLEEAEEKMNKRRSSASGCEQRLIKVAINGASAFSSGVKKLEDVNEGATNGVHPKKGDRNENGNQSVKVEEDEEGKAARKNSHGLTTKGMDEDDEEGGKDKDFDLDDEIEKGDHWEHEETFTDDDETLDIDIEERPDLADPEAAPPEIKQDDNETELGSSSSNLSKSGQELKKLLRQAAGEESDTDDKNTDEDEPPSPECAPKQLLEPKSEPVDSNPSKLTPSAQAQNPTPPSKSTQKRRSGGGDANTSNGAASKKIKTEPETRTMSVKDETPSSLEPTSEASLPARMTELSPVTEEEVRTVLRAIAPVSSQDLVSRFRSRVLTQEDKKAFLNIVKKISHMYKNNGRSYIVLRQEHK from the exons atgGTGGGCATGGGCTTGGggagcgccgcggccgccgacctGGTCCTGAAGGCGGCGTGCGAGCGCTGCGGCGCCGCGAAGGACCTCTACGGCACGTCGTGCCGGCACACCACCCTCTGCACCGACTGCGGCAGGGCCGTGGCGCGGGCCCGCGGGCGCTGCGCCGTCTGCGCCGCCCCCGTCACCAGGCTCATCCGG GAGTACGATGTTCGGTTGGATACCTCCGCGGAGAAGGCCAGCTTCATCGGCAGGTTCTCCACCGGCTTGCCGCCCTTGTCGAAGAGGAGTAGCGGCGGGAACAGGTGGTCTCTTCGCAAGGAGGTCCCGCAAGGACGGCAGCTTACCGGGAATATGCGG GAGAAGTACTACAGCAGGATGCCATGGATTTTGGAGGATGAGACAGGTGAACATCAGTATCAAGGCCAAACTGAGGACCCACAGGCTACATACTACTCGCTGACGCTCAAAGGCAAGGATATCACTGCTGTTCCAGTTGGTTCCTG GTACAACTTCGGTAAAGTTGCACAGTACAAACAGCTGACCTTGGAAGAAGCTGAAGAGAAAATGAATAAAAGGAGAAGTAGTGCATCTGGGTGTGAACAGAGGCTGATAAAGGTAGCTATAAATGGAGCTTCTGCCTTTAGTTCAGGTGTGAAGAAGCTTGAGGATGTAAATGAAGGGGCAACAAATGGGGTTCACCCCAAGAAAGGAGATAGGAATGAGAATGGGAATCAATCTGTCAAAGTTGAGGAGGACGAAGAAGGGAAAGCTGCAAGGAAAAACAGTCATGGGCTTACTACGAAGGGCATggacgaggatgacgaggaaGGCGGGAAGGACAAGGACTTCGATTTGGATGATGAAATTGAGAAAG GTGACCATTGGGAGCACGAAGAGACCTTCACTGATGATGATGAGACTCTGGACATCGATATAGAGGAAAGACCTGACTTAGCTGATCCTGAGGCTGCTCCTCCTGAAATTAAGCAG GATGATAATGAGACTGAAttaggcagcagcagcagcaacttgAGCAAGTCTGGTCAGGAGCTAAAAAAGCTGCTCCGCCAAGCTGCTGGGGAAGAGTCTGACACTGATGACAAAAACACAGAC GAAGACGAGCCACCATCGCCAGAATGTGCTCCAAAACAACTGCTTGAACCCAAAAGTGAACCAGTGGATAGCAACCCTAGTAAACTAACGCCATCAGCGCAAGCTCAGAACCCTACACCTCCATCTAAATCCACTCAAAAAAGGAGATCAGGGGGTGGTGATGCAAATACTTCTAATGGTGCAGCCTCCAAAAAGATAAAGACAGAACCT GAAACCCGAACGATGTCTGTCAAGGacgaaactccatcttctttGGAGCCAACTTCAGAAGCATCTCTTCCAGCAAGAATGACAGAATTATCACCTGTTACAGAGGAGGAAGTCAGGACAGTGCTTCGTGCAATTGCACCTGTCTCATCCCAAGATCTGGTGTCAAGGTTCAGATCTCGTGTACTAACTCAAGAG GACAAGAAAGCATTTCTTAACATTGTGAAGAAGATCTCTCACATGTATAAGAACAACGGCCGTAGCTACATCGTTCTTCGGCAGGAACACAAGTGA